One genomic segment of candidate division KSB1 bacterium includes these proteins:
- a CDS encoding SpoIIE family protein phosphatase: protein MADLDIQRLLKDTPNITDEIASLLKELQKESLEKSMLLELSKNINSTLNLNNVLNLIFDYLNRVIPFDAAGIFLIDPTTNKLIPESIRGYDKEAVKKAHLKVGRGLTGVVAREGKGIICPDTSKDRLYVNVKNETQSAMLVPLFAKEKLIGVLNLESDRLNAFNQKDFQLLTAFANHAAIALDNARLHRELLKSRDLERDLIIARQIQEAILPKSLPQENGYEFASFNLPSKTVSGDLYDLVRLASGNIGVAIGDVSGKGTPAAILMASLFSTYKSLLHETLSVQETMASLNNLIYETTIADTYATFFYGELNPKTRDFIYTNAGHFPPVIIRKNGGLIELKQGGTVLGFIQNMPYTESKVQLIPGDIALFYTDGLIEAQNPNGDFFELNNVIEIIQDNSHLSAAELINKITSEIYQFSMINRVEDDLTLIVIKVNDNE, encoded by the coding sequence ATGGCTGATTTAGACATTCAAAGATTGCTGAAAGACACCCCCAATATAACAGATGAGATCGCTAGCCTTTTAAAGGAATTGCAAAAGGAATCTCTTGAAAAATCCATGCTTCTTGAACTAAGCAAGAATATCAATTCAACTTTGAATTTAAATAATGTACTCAATTTAATATTTGATTATTTGAACCGGGTAATTCCTTTTGATGCTGCAGGAATATTCTTAATAGATCCGACTACCAATAAACTTATCCCCGAATCTATCCGTGGATATGATAAAGAGGCTGTAAAAAAAGCGCATTTAAAAGTAGGAAGAGGGCTAACAGGAGTGGTCGCGAGAGAAGGAAAAGGCATAATTTGTCCGGATACTTCCAAAGACCGGCTTTATGTAAACGTGAAAAACGAAACTCAGTCTGCAATGCTTGTGCCTCTTTTTGCAAAAGAAAAATTGATTGGAGTTTTAAATCTTGAATCAGATCGATTAAATGCGTTTAACCAAAAGGATTTTCAACTTTTAACAGCTTTTGCAAATCATGCTGCAATTGCTCTTGATAATGCTCGCTTGCACCGGGAATTGTTAAAATCAAGGGACTTGGAAAGAGATCTAATAATTGCGAGACAAATACAGGAGGCGATTTTACCCAAATCTTTGCCACAAGAAAATGGCTATGAGTTTGCAAGTTTTAACCTCCCTTCCAAAACGGTAAGTGGTGATTTGTATGATTTGGTTCGCCTTGCCAGTGGAAATATCGGAGTTGCGATTGGCGATGTTTCCGGCAAAGGAACTCCGGCAGCTATTTTAATGGCATCCTTATTTTCGACATATAAAAGCCTATTGCATGAGACGTTGTCTGTGCAAGAGACCATGGCATCGTTGAATAACTTGATCTATGAAACTACAATTGCAGATACTTATGCTACCTTTTTTTATGGCGAATTAAATCCCAAAACTCGAGATTTTATTTACACGAATGCGGGACATTTTCCACCAGTAATTATTCGAAAAAACGGCGGACTCATTGAATTAAAACAAGGCGGTACTGTACTTGGATTTATTCAGAATATGCCATACACCGAATCTAAAGTACAATTAATCCCCGGAGATATCGCACTGTTTTATACGGATGGACTCATCGAAGCTCAAAATCCCAACGGTGATTTTTTTGAGCTGAATAATGTGATTGAAATTATTCAAGACAACTCACATTTAAGCGCTGCTGAATTAATTAATAAAATTACCTCCGAAATCTACCAGTTTAGTATGATCAATAGAGTTGAAGACGATTTAACTTTGATTGTTATTAAAGTTAATGATAATGAGTAA
- the moaD gene encoding molybdopterin converting factor subunit 1 encodes MQVEVRFFAVCRDIAGCESLTLDLPFDATGELLWDQVIAKIPRLEPFRKQGRLAVNLEYVKDTIQLHEGDEICIIPPVSGG; translated from the coding sequence ATGCAAGTAGAAGTACGGTTTTTTGCTGTTTGCCGTGATATCGCAGGTTGTGAATCATTAACACTTGATTTGCCGTTTGATGCAACTGGTGAACTGTTATGGGATCAAGTCATTGCTAAAATTCCACGACTAGAGCCCTTTAGAAAACAGGGTCGGCTGGCTGTAAATCTAGAATACGTAAAAGATACCATTCAATTACATGAAGGTGATGAAATATGTATTATTCCACCGGTGAGCGGTGGATAA
- the fusA gene encoding elongation factor G, with protein sequence MKEYSTEKLRNIALISHSGVGKTSLAEAMVFTSGASNRLGKIEDGTTISDYHPDEIERKISITSSLMNVEWGESKINILDTPGYSDFIGEVIGSLRVVETSLVLLNAVSGIEVGTEHVWEAASEVNSSKIFFVNQLDREHANFENILDSLQKNYGTGVVAIQFPTNSGESFNQFVDLFRMKLVTYEKGGSGKRSSAEIPAELQNKANELREKLVESAAESDDNLLEKFFDVGKLTEGEMVQGLKAGLVNGNIYPVLCGAATENIGIHELLDFIVKFAPSPTDAKEYQGKNPVSGAEISNPISTDSPLAALVFKTETEPHVGEFAFIKVYGGVIKVGEEVYNPNRKSSERIGQLFLINGHNRNDMNKVAAGDIGAVVKLKNTHTADTLCSKNNPIQLANIKYPMPSIRAAVVTKSKGDEDKISAGLTTLHEEDPTFVAGYDPELRQTIIQGQGELHLAIVLKRLKEKFGVEVELIEPKIPYRETLKGSAQTQYKHKKQSGGRGQYGEVYIKLEPQRHGKGYEFVNAIVGGSIPSKFIPAVDKGIQESMVEGPLAGCNVVDLKATLYDGSYHNVDSSEMAFKIAGLMAFKKAFMEAKPLLLEPIYDVTVRVPEDFLGDVMGDLSSRRGKIMGVDSDGNFQIVNAKVPLAELYRYSTSLRSLTQGRGFHKRKFSSYEEIPGDVAEKVIQTAKEQKESEK encoded by the coding sequence GTGAAGGAGTATTCAACTGAAAAATTAAGAAATATTGCTTTAATCTCCCACAGTGGGGTTGGTAAAACTTCCTTGGCTGAAGCCATGGTATTTACATCGGGAGCGTCCAATCGCCTTGGCAAGATAGAGGATGGTACAACAATTTCTGATTATCACCCGGATGAGATTGAGCGCAAAATATCGATTACATCATCGTTAATGAATGTAGAGTGGGGGGAATCAAAAATAAACATACTAGATACTCCTGGCTATTCCGATTTTATCGGTGAAGTTATCGGTTCTTTGCGAGTGGTTGAAACCTCCCTGGTTTTGCTAAATGCTGTTTCAGGTATTGAAGTTGGTACAGAACACGTTTGGGAAGCAGCGAGTGAGGTAAATTCTTCAAAAATATTTTTTGTGAATCAATTGGATAGGGAACATGCAAATTTTGAGAATATTCTAGACTCTTTACAAAAAAATTATGGAACAGGTGTTGTTGCAATTCAATTTCCGACGAACAGTGGGGAAAGTTTTAATCAGTTTGTCGATTTATTTAGAATGAAATTGGTAACCTATGAAAAAGGTGGTTCGGGAAAACGGTCATCGGCTGAAATTCCTGCTGAGTTGCAAAACAAAGCCAACGAATTACGTGAAAAATTGGTCGAATCGGCAGCTGAAAGTGATGATAATTTATTAGAAAAGTTTTTTGATGTTGGCAAACTTACCGAAGGTGAAATGGTCCAGGGACTTAAGGCAGGGCTGGTCAACGGCAATATTTACCCTGTGCTTTGTGGTGCGGCTACGGAAAATATTGGGATTCATGAATTGTTAGATTTCATTGTGAAATTTGCACCTTCACCCACCGATGCGAAAGAATACCAAGGTAAAAATCCGGTTTCAGGTGCTGAAATCAGTAATCCTATTTCTACCGATTCACCACTGGCTGCATTGGTTTTTAAGACTGAAACAGAGCCTCATGTAGGAGAGTTTGCATTTATAAAAGTATATGGTGGTGTTATTAAAGTTGGTGAAGAAGTTTATAATCCAAACAGAAAATCAAGTGAAAGAATAGGGCAGCTATTTTTGATTAATGGTCATAACCGAAACGATATGAATAAGGTGGCTGCAGGAGATATTGGCGCTGTGGTTAAATTAAAAAATACGCATACCGCAGATACTTTATGCTCTAAAAACAATCCTATTCAATTGGCCAATATAAAATATCCAATGCCAAGTATTCGTGCAGCGGTGGTGACAAAATCAAAAGGAGATGAAGATAAGATCTCAGCCGGACTTACCACTTTACATGAAGAAGATCCCACTTTTGTCGCCGGATACGATCCGGAATTACGGCAGACAATTATCCAGGGCCAGGGAGAACTTCATCTTGCTATAGTTTTAAAACGATTGAAAGAAAAATTTGGTGTTGAAGTGGAATTAATAGAACCAAAAATTCCATATCGAGAAACACTTAAAGGATCCGCACAAACACAATATAAACATAAAAAACAATCTGGAGGCCGTGGACAATATGGTGAGGTTTATATTAAATTAGAACCACAACGCCATGGAAAAGGATACGAGTTTGTGAATGCAATAGTTGGTGGTTCTATCCCGAGTAAGTTTATACCTGCAGTGGATAAGGGAATCCAAGAATCCATGGTGGAAGGTCCATTGGCGGGTTGCAATGTTGTGGATTTGAAGGCTACTCTTTATGATGGCTCCTATCATAATGTAGATTCTTCGGAGATGGCTTTTAAAATTGCAGGATTAATGGCTTTTAAAAAAGCATTCATGGAAGCAAAGCCATTGCTATTGGAGCCCATTTATGATGTGACAGTGCGTGTTCCTGAAGATTTCCTGGGTGATGTAATGGGAGATCTTTCCAGTCGACGTGGAAAAATAATGGGCGTTGATTCCGATGGAAATTTTCAAATCGTTAATGCAAAAGTCCCATTGGCTGAATTGTATCGATATTCCACAAGTTTGCGATCATTAACGCAAGGTAGGGGATTCCACAAACGTAAATTTTCGAGTTACGAAGAAATCCCGGGTGATGTCGCAGAAAAAGTAATTCAAACTGCCAAAGAACAAAAAGAATCAGAGAAATAA
- a CDS encoding molybdenum cofactor biosynthesis protein MoaE encodes MIEDQKKYIEIIAKELNYQKLYNFVASSSCGAIDIFIGTVRCHAEGQSVKAIEYHGYPEMAEKELALICENAMKKWPVYRVAVQHRLGLLQLKEASVMIMVSSAHRAETFAACKFIIEEIKVNLPIWKKEIFVDGKRQWKNTSFMP; translated from the coding sequence TTGATTGAAGATCAAAAGAAATATATTGAAATCATCGCCAAAGAATTAAATTATCAAAAGTTATACAATTTTGTTGCATCAAGTTCCTGTGGCGCTATCGATATTTTTATTGGTACTGTTCGATGTCATGCAGAAGGGCAAAGTGTCAAAGCTATTGAATACCATGGGTATCCTGAAATGGCCGAAAAAGAACTTGCCTTAATTTGTGAAAATGCAATGAAAAAATGGCCGGTATACCGTGTGGCTGTGCAGCATCGTCTTGGATTATTGCAATTAAAAGAAGCAAGTGTGATGATTATGGTTTCATCTGCTCATAGAGCTGAAACTTTTGCTGCTTGTAAATTTATTATTGAAGAAATTAAAGTCAATCTACCTATTTGGAAAAAGGAAATATTTGTAGACGGAAAAAGGCAATGGAAGAATACATCTTTTATGCCGTGA
- a CDS encoding HIT domain-containing protein, whose protein sequence is MDRLWAPWRLQYIKSADRINEEGCIFCDLPAQDPENDRENLILQRAIHSFIIMNKFPYNGGHLMIVPYKHTNRFDELNSDEKLELMNLLEDSMEAFANTFEPHGYNIGMNLGRVAGAGIKDHLHFHIVPRWNGDTNFMPVIGKTKVISVGLDEVWETLHKQFNLS, encoded by the coding sequence ATGGATAGATTGTGGGCCCCATGGCGACTTCAATACATTAAATCTGCAGATCGCATCAACGAGGAAGGTTGTATTTTTTGTGATCTTCCTGCTCAAGACCCGGAAAATGATCGAGAAAATCTAATCCTCCAACGCGCAATACATTCTTTTATTATTATGAACAAATTCCCCTATAATGGTGGCCATTTAATGATTGTTCCATACAAGCATACGAATCGTTTTGATGAGCTCAATTCAGATGAAAAATTGGAACTCATGAATTTGCTCGAGGATTCTATGGAGGCATTTGCAAATACCTTTGAACCACATGGGTATAACATTGGAATGAACCTTGGCAGAGTCGCTGGTGCGGGAATAAAAGATCATTTGCATTTTCATATCGTTCCGCGATGGAATGGCGACACAAATTTTATGCCGGTGATAGGAAAAACAAAAGTGATTTCAGTAGGTCTTGACGAAGTTTGGGAAACACTTCATAAACAATTTAATCTTAGCTGA